Proteins found in one Lagopus muta isolate bLagMut1 chromosome 18, bLagMut1 primary, whole genome shotgun sequence genomic segment:
- the CCDC42 gene encoding coiled-coil domain-containing protein 42: MAEAMATVDSEDLSGYFSMQYRQNLLLLLKKLKLTEEDSLSPFIRLQEKKKEAQEMQRVLEDKEEAFRVRMEDITCRWKELQAKEAELKAHMKKSERTLKENDKMRIQALKKAGKERKMKMQKESELLRAKKELEALKIKHQKLSDRVQNYSIFETYLEDVVKVSQFEEIQAIIWHYKRLVRMRKALLQAERGLKEAKQKAKELSQHDEDESLQYNSDLDQLQLRSHQAQRDVLTRECLWADMQKTAAKKSQELGTIKMAILGLFQHVSKQMKRSLNVPVDDSYAQLSAIQQFIQDLMHILMEVKRKGIQSR, from the exons ATGGCTGAAGCAATGGCCACTGTGGACAGTGAGGACCTCTCAGGCTATTTCAGCATGCAATACAGGCAGAATCTGCTGCTCTTGCTCAA GAAACTCAAACTGACCGAGGAGGACTCTCTGTCTCCATTTATTCGCCtccaggagaagaagaaagaagcccAAGAGATGCAAAGGGTTCTGGAGGATAAGGAAGAG GCCTTCAGGGTGAGGATGGAGGACATCACCTGCAGGTGGAAGGAGCTCCAGGCCAAGGAGGCCGAGCTGAAGGCTCACATGAAGAAATCTGAGAGGACCCTAAAG GAAAATGATAAGATGCGAATCCAAGCTCTAAAGAAAGctggcaaagaaaggaagatgaagatgCAAAAGGAGAGTGAGCTCTTGAGAGCTAAGAAGGAACTGGAAGCCCTGAAAATTAAGCACCAGAAACTCAGTGACAGAGTGCAGAACTACTCTATCTTTGAAACCTATCTGGAGGATGTGGTGAAGGTCTCACAG tttgaGGAGATCCAGGCAATCATTTGGCACTACAAGAGGTTAGTGAGGATGCGCAAGGCCCTGCTGCAAGCAGAACGTGGGCTtaaggaagcaaagcagaaagccaAGGAACTCAGCCAGCATGATGAAGATGAGAGCCTGCAGTACAACAGTGACCTGGATCAGCTTCAACTGCGTTCTCATCAGGCTCAAAGGGATGTTCTCACCAGG GAGTGTCTCTGGGCTGACATGCAGAAAACAGCTGCCAAGAAAAGCCAGGAGCTGGGGACCATCAAGATGGCCATCCTTGGCCTCTTCCAGCACGTGAGCAAGCAGATGAAAAGAAGCCTTAATGTGCCAGTGGATGACAGCTACGCACAGCTGAGCGCG ATTCAACAGTTTATCCAGGACCTCATGCACATCTTAATGGAAGTGAAAAGAAAGGGCATACAGAGCCGTTAG